From the genome of Anopheles merus strain MAF chromosome X, AmerM5.1, whole genome shotgun sequence, one region includes:
- the LOC121590280 gene encoding nuclear pore complex protein Nup153 produces the protein MSYMGKVSSPRRTEQRSQEDDDCEEEDEVTPTGRSGRPVLAATMEEEDSDRSNSRNHTNTINSSTTSEQDQSLVGKIASNFLSNLSKLVRNAKEKIVSPKQDRNKRSLEADLSGRQAREQLAAEPRKRPRSSIVDKEEEEEEGEDEEDQDRAERAVMEQEQEEYADENDEEQVPAAQRNARTYETVTKRRRLHEVEPSVAAAPLPRSTIGMRASRAPVRSSKHTQTDRFDRFVAQTGRMERATSMVGQYRNTRNDGRPSGRTSLFGRPASVASSDSVFRPYSIHSTQPSATVASGAEPEDGAAGEPARPFAAYKFGQGLADASGRMTSFLGNAHYRQRMESLQRGAVPKAFFSSHDEPAKSLYSSGSESSVSSRRPSFNRTLFGSVSSLSSGRIPPEYGGSPFYDGLTRYGGASAARTLATNVMVQRSAQPSNSTLVVRQDAASGSGRRREAGPEPPKAPEISSTSQRMRHILDTFSTNKKNGQPIPEQFLSNSSLGRELDELIGRSKQTNRIAYPYPDVHSPRIPEMLQIMREQKSASILNEPVKYVPRPPAVPLMEYNVPLLPADRPASPSERRTLATETRPSVEASKAPEEPKQQLAPLPNPEQLRGLPRFRWNPLSSQPITAEVKRKAVNGNETTLTHNKQEQLVGAEGERETEQQEQCEEAEEEHGENEEEDGDETDMMEQENAGQQLCRSSTPIEGVQQFTFASPIALGEPLELEFNPSATITFTFASPARCLDQDLEPKARSFQELMAESAGKWVCDMCMIRNEPERQKCMACESAKPAKKPVQQQQQQQQPLTSTTQPAPSFQELMAESAGKWVCDMCMIRNEPDQQKCMACESAKPAKKTEQQQQPPATNSTHDSEPHTPSDWKLWLAMKKPVQQQQQPSTSTTQPARSFQELMAESAGKWVCDMCMIRNEPDQQKCMACESAKPAKKPEEQQQQPPAKNSTHDSEPHTPSDWKLWLAMKKPEQQQQQQQPLTSTTQPARSFQELMAESAGKWVCDMCMIRNEPDQQKCMACESTKPAKKPEQQQQQQQQQPLTSTTQPARSFQELMAESAGKWVCDMCMIRNEPDQQKCMACESTKPAKKPEQQQQQQQQQPLTSTTQPARSFQELMAESAGKWVCDMCMIRNEPDQQKCMACESAKPAKKPEEQQQQPPAKHSSQDSEPHTSIEWKKMLAADSPFSKVPELKDGFQSIVEKMKASTWVCDTCTAQNPIEHGRCLCCEQDRPGGGGAGSAPGKASEAAVPVPKFTFGMPSFAPNTANSTTIDTQKEVKAAGPITSTPSRTGGFLFGAFNGVDRGTSNSVAPAPAPAPAPAAAPVPAGLFSFGAPANSSHPCPPAAAVVPEASSSKPSFSFTNTSTTVTSAAQPFVFGASPKVPSAVSFQPLANSGSSTAQQQQFAASVTGDSNAAPTSLFGLPSSTPVNFNFTTTSNWAESNPVFQFGGKSQPNPSAQISAGQSHQIARRKMIRASRRLQPR, from the exons ATGTCGTACATGGGCAAAGTTTCGTCGCCCCGCCGTACGGAACAGCGCTCGCAGGAGGACGACGACtgcgaggaggaggacgaggtgACGCCAACGGGACGGAGCGGCCGTCCGGTGCTCGCCGCCACCATGGAGGAAGAAGACAGCGATCGTAGTAATTCTCGAAACCACACCAACACTatcaacagcagcacaacGAGCGAACAGGATCAG TCACTCGTCGGCAAAATTGCCTCGAACTTCCTGTCCAACCTGTCGAAGCTGGTGCGCAATGCCAAGGAGAAGATAGTGTCGCCAAAGCAGGACAGAAACAAGAGAAGCCTCGAGGCGGACCTATCCGGCAGGCAGGCCCGCGAACAGCTGGCAGCAGAACCGCGGAAGCGACCGCGCTCTTCCATCGTG GacaaggaggaggaggaagaagagggGGAGGATGAAGAGGACCAGGACAGGGCAGAGCGGGCAGTGAtggagcaggagcaggaggagtATGCGGATGAGAATGATGAGGAGCAGGTACCCGCGGCCCAACGGAACGCCCGTACTTACGAGACGGTTACGAAACGGCGCCGGCTGCACGAGGTCGAACCGTCGGTGGCTGCCGCTCCATTGCCCCGCAGCACGATCGGGATGCGGGCCAGCCGGGCACCGGTCCGTTCCTCGAAACACACCCAGACCGATCGGTTCGATCGATTTGTCGCGCAAACGGGCAGGATGGAGCGTGCCACGTCCATGGTCGGGCAGTACCGAAACACGCGCAACGATGGTCGGCCCAGTGGGCGCACTTCCCTGTTCGGGCGGCCTGCGTCGGTGGCATCGTCGGACAGCGTGTTCCGCCCGTACTCAATCCATTCCACCCAGCCGTCGGCAACGGTTGCGTCGGGAGCGGAACCGGAGGACGGCGCGGCGGGCGAGCCAGCCAGACCGTTCGCTGCGTACAAGTTTGGACAGGGGCTTGCCGATGCGTCAGGCCGCATGACGAGCTTTCTGGGCAACGCGCACTACCGGCAGCGGATGGAGAGCCTGCAGCGCGGAGCGGTCCCGAAGGCGTTCTTCTCGTCCCACGACGAGCCGGCCAAGAGCCTCTACTCGAGCGGATCCGAATCGAGCGTCTCCTCCCGACGGCCCTCCTTCAACCGGACCCTGTTCGGGTCCGTCTCCTCGCTCAGCAGCGGCCGCATACCGCCCGAGTACGGTGGGTCACCGTTCTACGACGGCCTGACGCGGTACGGTGGTGCGTCGGCCGCGCGCACCCTCGCCACCAATGTGATGGTGCAGCGGTCGGCGCAGCCGTCCAATTCAACGCTGGTCGTACGGCAAGACGCGGCCTCCGGCTCGGGCAGACGGCGAGAAGCGGGTCCGGAACCTCCGAAAGCGCCCGAAATCTCGTCGACCTCGCAGCGCATGAGGCACATCTTGGACACGTTTTCGACGAACAAGAAAAATGGCCAGCCAATACCGGAGCAATTCCTGAGCAATTCGAGCCTGGGGCGGGAACTGGACGAGCTGATCGGCCGTTCGAAGCAGACGAACCGTATTGCCTACCCGTACCCGGACGTGCACAGCCCGCGCATACCGGAGATGTTGCAGATCATGCGCGAGCAGAAGTCGGCGTCCATCCTGAACGAACCGGTGAAGTATGTTCCACGGCCGCCGGCCGTACCCCTAATGGAGTACAACGTACCGCTGCTGCCCGCTGACCGGCCAGCAAGTCCGAGTGAGCGGCGAACCCTGGCCACCGAGACCCGCCCGAGCGTGGAAGCGTCCAAGGCGCCGGAAGAGCCGAAGCAGCAACTAGCCCCATTACCTAACCCCGAGCAGCTTCGCGGTCTGCCGCGATTTAGATGGAATCCCCTGTCGTCGCAGCCGATCACAGCGGAGGTGAAGCGAAAGGCggtaaatggaaatgaaaccaCTCTAACGCATAATAAGCAGGAGCAGCTGGTGGGTGCAGAGGGCGAGCGCGAGACAGAGCAGCAAGAGCAGTGTGAAGAAGCAGAGGAAGAGCACGGAGAGAACGAAGAGGAGGATGGGGACGAGACGGATATGATGGAGCAGGAAAACGCCGGACAGCAGCTGTGCCGGTCCAGCACGCCGATTGAAGGTGTGCAGCAGTTTACCTTTGCGTCGCCTATTGCGCTGGGTGAACCGCTGGAGCTGGAGTTTAACCCGTCGGCTACGATTACGTTCACGTTTGCTTCGCCGGCACGCTGTTTAGACCAAGATCTCGAACCGAAGGCTCGCTCGTTCCAGGAACTGATGGCCGAATCCGCCGGCAAATGGGTGTGTGACATGTGCATGATTCGGAACGAGCCTGAGCGGCAAAAGTGCATGGCGTGCGAAAGTGCGAAACCAGCAAAGAAGCcagtacagcagcagcagcagcagcagcaacctttAACAAGCACCACGCAGCCTGCTCCCTCGTTCCAGGAACTAATGGCCGAATCCGCCGGCAAATGGGTGTGTGACATGTGCATGATCCGGAACGAGCCCGACCAGCAAAAGTGCATGGCGTGCGAAAGTGCGAAGCCAGCGAAGAAGacagaacagcagcagcaacctccCGCGACAAATTCTACTCACGACAGTGAACCGCATACGCCGAGCGATTGGAAGTTGTGGCTTGCGATGAAGAAGCcagtacagcagcagcagcaaccttcAACAAGCACCACGCAGCCTGCTCGCTCGTTCCAGGAACTGATGGCCGAATCCGCCGGCAAATGGGTGTGTGACATGTGCATGATCCGGAACGAGCCCGACCAGCAAAAGTGTATGGCGTGCGAAAGTGCGAAGCCAGCGAAGAAACCTGaagaacaacagcagcaacctcCCGCGAAAAATTCTACTCACGACAGTGAACCGCATACGCCGAGCGATTGGAAGTTGTGGCTTGCGATGAAGAAGccagaacagcagcagcagcagcagcaacctttAACAAGCACCACGCAGCCTGCTCGCTCGTTCCAGGAACTGATGGCCGAATCCGCCGGCAAATGGGTGTGTGACATGTGCATGATCCGGAACGAGCCCGACCAGCAAAAGTGCATGGCATGCGAAAGTACGAAGCCAGCGAAGAAGccagaacagcagcagcagcagcagcagcagcaacctttAACAAGCACTACGCAGCCTGCTCGCTCGTTCCAGGAACTGATGGCCGAATCCGCCGGCAAATGGGTGTGTGACATGTGCATGATCCGGAACGAGCCCGACCAGCAAAAGTGCATGGCATGCGAAAGTACGAAGCCAGCGAAGAAGccagaacagcagcagcagcagcagcagcagcaacctttAACAAGCACTACGCAGCCTGCTCGCTCGTTCCAGGAACTGATGGCCGAATCCGCCGGCAAATGGGTGTGTGACATGTGCATGATCCGGAATGAGCCCGACCAGCAAAAGTGCATGGCGTGCGAAAGTGCAAAGCCGGCGAAGAAACCTGaagaacaacagcagcaacctcCCGCAAAACATTCTTCGCAAGACAGTGAGCCACACACGTCGAtcgaatggaaaaaaatgttgGCGGCGGATTCACCGTTCAGCAAGGTGCCGGAGCTGAAGGATGGCTTCCAGTCGATCGTCGAAAAGATGAAGGCAAGCACGTGGGTGTGTGACACGTGCACTGCGCAGAACCCGATAGAGCACGGCCGATGTCTCTGCTGCGAACAGGACCGACCGGGCGGTGGTGGGGCCGGCAGTGCCCCTGGCAAGGCAAGCGAAGCCGCCGTGCCCGTTCCTAAATTCACTTTCGGCATGCCATCGTTTGCACCAAACACCGCCAACTCCACGACAATCGACACCCAGAAGGAGGTGAAGGCAGCGGGCCCGATCACCTCCACCCCTTCGCGGACGGGCGGCTTCCTGTTCGGTGCCTTCAACGGGGTGGATCGTGGCACTTCCAACAGTGTGGCGCCAgcgccagcaccagcacctGCTCCAGCTGCAGCACCAGTCCCAGCGGGCCTTTTTTCGTTCGGTGCACCGGCGAACAGCTCCCACCCTTGCCCACCGGCCGCGGCGGTAGTGCCGgaagcgagcagcagcaaaccgaGCTTTTCCTTCACGAACACTAGCACCACCGTGACTAGTGCCGCCCAGCCGTTTGTTTTCGGTGCTAGCCCTAAAGTTCCTTCCGCCGTCAGCTTCCAACCGTTGGCGAACAGTGGCAGCTCAACggcgcaacagcaacag TTCGCGGCCAGCGTTACCGGAGACAGTAATGCCGCTCCTACCAGCCTGTTCGGATTGCCGTCATCGACACCGGTCAACTTTAATTTCACCACAACCAGTAATTGG GCTGAGTCTAATCCAGTATTCCAATTCGGCGGAAAATCACAACCCAACCCAAGCGC GCAAATATCGGCGGGCCAATCGCATCAAATCGCCAGGCGGAAGATGATTCGGGCCTCGCGGCGTTTGCAACCACGGTAA
- the LOC121598480 gene encoding tigger transposable element-derived protein 1-like has protein sequence MVNKTTQATKFKRIKIPIEVKKEIIEKRERGVSVVELAREYNRNTSTICCILKNREQLKASTVSRGVSRHSRSKLIDDVERLLLIWIDGRQRKGEQLTQSIICEKAKRIYGDIVAGGAGQASTATGTANETFKASNGWLERFKERTGIHSIFRQGKTSRAANDFVAAFNKLVRTEGFLPQQIFHCVETGLFCRQGASGTVQQAAEQKCTPSAPVQGRLTLLLCANASGDLKIKPLLVSHTSSNGPPRAFQSNSAHPNPLDVLWRADKQALVSGDMFAEWISGAFMPSVTNYLQESKLPLRALLVVDSAYGRCVETLADNLSRAVPLLKVQVLPPNTAPVLQPMDQRVIRLFKKHYLKQLLVHCLDVTHGTHLSVEEFWALHFHIGTCAKLIGKAWAAVTAGTLSTGWKRLLPGTQCSTITPHTGSTREPTMDQLCTLASCLGMEIGSIDIDGLVAEHDEADPSTEQLQKMLKAEGSKKMAAAAETQISPPQSIEDIQAVLNAWDSIAPYVRKHHPDVALAARANDAYESDVIAHYRAIVKQRQKQSKSKGAARKRK, from the coding sequence ATGGTGAACAAAACTACCCAAGCCACCAAGTTCAAGCGGATTAAAATACCGATTGAAGTTAAAAAGGAGATTATtgaaaagcgagagagaggtgTAAGCGTGGTCGAGCTAGCGCGCGAGTACAATCGCAACACGTCAACGATTTGCTGCATTCTGAAGAACAGAGAGCAGCTGAAGGCCAGCACCGTGTCGAGGGGAGTTTCGCGACACTCGCGCTCGAAACTGATCGACGACGTCGAACGATTGTTGTTGATTTGGATCGATGGAAGACAGCGAAAAGGCGAGCAGTTAACACAGAGCATCATCTGCGAGAAGGCGAAGCGTATCTACGGCGATATTGTGGCGGGCGGAGCAGGACAGGCTTCCACAGCGACCGGCACAGCGAACGAAACGTTCAAGGCGAGTAACGGGTGGTTAGAGCGTTTCAAGGAGCGTACCGGAATTCACAGTATTTTCCGGCAGGGTAAAACTTCTCGGGCGGCGAACGATTTCGTCGCTGCGTTTAACAAGCTGGTGCGCACGGAAGGGTTCCTGCCGCAGCAGATTTTCCATTGCGTCGAAACGGGGCTGTTTTGTCGCCAAGGTGCCAGCGGTACGGTACAGCAAGCGGCTGAACAAAAGTGCACACCTTCCGCGCCGGTGCAAGGCCGGCTGACGCTGTTACTGTGTGCCAATGCAAGTGGTGATTTAAAGATCAAACCGTTGCTCGTTTCCCACACCAGCAGCAATGGACCGCCGCGCGCATTCCAATCCAATTCCGCCCACCCGAATCCACTGGACGTATTGTGGAGAGCGGACAAGCAAGCGTTGGTTTCGGGCGATATGTTTGCCGAATGGATTAGCGGTGCCTTCATGCCCAGCGTGACCAACTATTTGCAGGAAAGCAAACTTCCCCTCCGGGCGCTACTCGTCGTGGACAGTGCATACGGTCGGTGCGTCGAAACGCTGGCCGACAACCTGTCTCGAGCCGTTCCGCTCCTTAAAGTACAGGTGCTTCCTCCCAACACGGCACCAGTGCTACAGCCTATGGACCAGCGCGTGATCCGTCTGTTTAAAAAGCACTACCTCAAGCAGCTACTGGTGCATTGCCTTGACGTTACGCATGGCACGCATCTATCGGTGGAAGAATTCTGGGCCCTGCACTTCCACATCGGGACGTGCGCTAAACTGATCGGGAAGGCTTGGGCAGCCGTTACGGCGGGAACGTTAAGTACTGGATGGAAGCGGCTCCTACCCGGTACGCAATGTTCGACGATCACACCCCATACCGGCTCCACCAGGGAACCAACGATGGATCAGCTTTGTACGCTCGCCAGCTGTCTGGGGATGGAAATAGGAagcatcgatatcgatgggcTGGTTGCAGAACACGATGAGGCGGATCCATCAACCGAGCAGCTGCAGAAAATGCTGAAAGCTGAAGGGAGTAAAAAAATGGCTGCTGCAGCAGAGACACAGATCAGTCCCCCCCAGTCAATCGAAGACATTCAGGCGGTGTTAAACGCATGGGATAGTATTGCCCCGTACGTACGCAAACATCATCCGGACGTGGCATTGGCTGCGCGAGCGAACGATGCGTACGAGTCGGATGTTATTGCGCACTATCGGGCAATAGTAAAACAACGACAAAAGCAATCAAAAAGTAAGGGTGCTGCAAGGAAAAGAAAGTAA